In Afipia sp. GAS231, a single window of DNA contains:
- a CDS encoding single-stranded DNA-binding protein, which produces MAGSVNKVILVGNLGKDPEIRRTQDGRPIANLSIATSETWRDKGTGERKEKTEWHRVVIFSEPLCKIVEQYLKKGAKVYIEGALQTRKWTDQSGVEKYSTEVVLQGFNSVLTMLDGRSGGGGGSFGSDDSGGDFGSGGPVSSAPRRAVAAGAGGRSNSDMDDDIPF; this is translated from the coding sequence ATGGCGGGAAGCGTGAACAAGGTGATTCTGGTCGGAAATCTCGGCAAGGATCCGGAAATCCGGCGGACACAGGACGGGCGGCCGATCGCCAATCTGAGCATCGCGACCTCGGAGACCTGGCGCGACAAGGGCACCGGCGAGCGCAAGGAAAAGACCGAGTGGCACCGCGTGGTGATCTTCTCGGAGCCGCTCTGCAAGATCGTCGAGCAGTATCTGAAGAAGGGCGCCAAGGTGTACATCGAGGGCGCGTTGCAGACCCGCAAATGGACCGACCAGTCCGGCGTCGAGAAGTACTCGACCGAAGTTGTGCTGCAGGGGTTCAACTCTGTCCTGACGATGCTCGACGGCCGCAGCGGCGGCGGTGGCGGCAGCTTCGGCTCCGATGATTCCGGCGGCGATTTCGGCTCTGGCGGACCGGTCAGCTCGGCACCGCGGCGTGCGGTTGCGGCTGGCGCCGGCGGCCGCAGCAACAGCGACATGGACGACGATATCCCGTTCTAG
- a CDS encoding outer membrane protein, whose amino-acid sequence MKKFLLGTVALVAFAAPAAAADLAARPYTKAPAPMIAAIYDWSGFYIGANGGWGSSRNCYTNTAIAGVAIAPVAEGCHDATGGTAGGQIGYRWQTGNWVFGLEAQGNWADFRGSNASLATLGLSTDRTKIDAFGLFTGQIGYAWNNALLYVKGGAAVTDNRYQGVLTATNVVIDRTTQTRWGGTIGAGVEFGFAPNWSAAVEYDHLFMGTNNNTFTSVFPVAGFNTRTDSIKQNADLVTVRVNYRWGGPVIAKY is encoded by the coding sequence ATGAAGAAGTTTCTGCTGGGCACGGTTGCCCTCGTTGCCTTCGCGGCGCCTGCCGCTGCTGCCGATCTCGCTGCGCGTCCCTACACCAAGGCTCCCGCGCCGATGATCGCGGCGATCTATGACTGGAGCGGCTTCTACATCGGCGCCAACGGCGGCTGGGGTTCGAGCCGCAATTGTTACACCAACACCGCCATTGCCGGCGTCGCCATTGCTCCGGTTGCGGAAGGTTGCCACGACGCCACCGGCGGCACCGCGGGCGGTCAGATCGGCTATCGCTGGCAGACCGGCAACTGGGTGTTCGGTCTGGAAGCGCAAGGCAACTGGGCTGACTTCCGCGGCAGCAATGCCAGCCTCGCCACGCTCGGCCTGTCGACGGACCGCACCAAGATCGATGCCTTCGGCCTGTTCACCGGTCAGATCGGCTACGCCTGGAACAACGCCCTGCTCTACGTGAAGGGCGGCGCCGCGGTCACCGACAACCGCTATCAAGGCGTGTTGACCGCAACCAACGTCGTCATCGATCGCACCACCCAAACCCGCTGGGGCGGCACGATTGGCGCCGGCGTTGAATTCGGCTTCGCGCCGAACTGGTCGGCAGCGGTCGAATACGACCATCTGTTCATGGGAACGAACAACAACACCTTCACCAGCGTCTTCCCGGTCGCGGGCTTCAACACCCGCACCGACAGTATCAAGCAGAATGCCGACCTCGTCACCGTCCGCGTCAACTACCGCTGGGGCGGCCCGGTCATCGCGAAGTACTGA
- a CDS encoding outer membrane protein yields the protein MKNLVSAAVGLAALSLAALSPASAADLAARPYTKAPPPIIAAVYDWSGFYIGINGGGAWSHKCWDTGPFTFGAIAVFVSPGGREGCHNASGGVIGGQAGYRWQSGAWVFGLEAQGDWADLKASNTSLIFLPGLTSVTGATNNTKIDAIGVFTGQVGYAWNNVLFYVKGGGMVVNDKYQGTFTGLGTVFDNASETRWGGAVGAGLDFGITPNVVVGVDYVHGFMGSRNLTFVSATTGVLSRNETIRQDVDMVTARLSYKFGGPVIAKY from the coding sequence ATGAAGAATCTCGTTTCGGCCGCAGTCGGCCTCGCAGCACTCAGCCTCGCAGCACTCAGCCCCGCCTCGGCCGCCGATCTGGCCGCCCGTCCCTACACCAAGGCGCCTCCACCAATCATTGCCGCGGTCTATGACTGGAGCGGATTCTACATCGGTATCAACGGTGGCGGCGCATGGTCCCACAAGTGCTGGGATACGGGTCCGTTCACCTTCGGTGCGATTGCCGTTTTTGTGAGCCCCGGCGGACGTGAAGGTTGTCACAATGCGAGCGGCGGCGTGATCGGTGGTCAGGCCGGCTACCGCTGGCAGTCCGGCGCCTGGGTGTTCGGGTTGGAAGCACAGGGCGACTGGGCTGATCTGAAGGCATCCAATACCAGCTTGATCTTCCTGCCCGGGCTCACCTCTGTGACCGGCGCCACCAACAACACCAAGATCGACGCGATCGGCGTGTTCACCGGTCAGGTCGGCTACGCCTGGAACAACGTGCTGTTCTACGTGAAGGGCGGCGGCATGGTGGTCAACGACAAGTACCAAGGCACCTTCACCGGCCTCGGCACCGTGTTCGATAATGCCAGCGAAACCCGCTGGGGCGGCGCGGTTGGAGCCGGCCTCGATTTCGGTATTACGCCGAATGTCGTTGTGGGCGTCGACTACGTGCATGGGTTCATGGGCAGCCGCAACCTGACCTTCGTCTCCGCGACCACCGGAGTGCTTTCGCGCAACGAGACCATCCGTCAGGACGTCGACATGGTCACCGCCCGCCTCAGCTACAAGTTCGGCGGCCCTGTGATCGCCAAGTACTGA
- a CDS encoding outer membrane protein, with amino-acid sequence MKKFLVAAAGLVASGLGAMLLTSPVSAADLAARPYTKAPTPMVAAIYDWSGFYIGLNGGGGSSHNCWDLTANNGIALVPVPREGCHDATGGLAGGQIGYRWQSANWVFGVEAQGDWADLKGSSASATALIPFNNRTKIDGIGLFTGQVGYAWSSVLLYAKGGAAVTHNRYSNVFTVNNAFGNAGTEFNSASDTRWGGTIGAGIEVGFAPNWSVAAEYNHLFMGNHNIAFAATAIAVSRADNIHQDVDMATVRLNYRWGGPVIAKY; translated from the coding sequence ATGAAGAAGTTTCTGGTTGCCGCTGCCGGTCTTGTTGCTTCGGGTCTTGGCGCGATGCTGCTGACGTCACCGGTTTCCGCGGCGGATCTCGCCGCCCGCCCCTATACCAAGGCGCCGACGCCGATGGTGGCCGCGATCTATGACTGGAGCGGCTTCTATATCGGCCTCAACGGCGGCGGCGGATCGAGCCACAACTGCTGGGATCTGACCGCCAATAACGGCATCGCCCTTGTGCCGGTCCCGCGCGAAGGCTGCCATGACGCAACCGGCGGTTTGGCCGGTGGTCAGATCGGCTACCGCTGGCAATCGGCCAACTGGGTGTTCGGCGTCGAAGCCCAGGGCGACTGGGCCGACCTGAAGGGATCGAGCGCGAGCGCAACCGCACTCATTCCGTTCAACAACCGGACCAAGATCGATGGCATCGGCCTTTTCACCGGCCAGGTCGGTTACGCCTGGAGCAGCGTCCTGCTGTATGCGAAGGGCGGCGCCGCCGTCACCCACAACCGATACAGCAACGTCTTCACGGTAAACAACGCCTTCGGCAACGCAGGTACCGAGTTCAATTCCGCCAGCGACACCCGTTGGGGCGGCACCATCGGCGCCGGCATCGAAGTCGGCTTTGCGCCGAACTGGTCGGTGGCCGCCGAATACAACCACCTGTTCATGGGCAATCACAACATTGCCTTCGCGGCCACCGCCATCGCGGTTTCGCGCGCCGACAATATTCACCAGGACGTCGACATGGCGACCGTCCGCTTGAACTACCGCTGGGGCGGCCCGGTGATCGCGAAATACTGA
- the uvrA gene encoding excinuclease ABC subunit UvrA yields MDEILRAKRQQNAGSASRAITIRGAREHNLKNIDVEIPRDKLAVFTGLSGSGKSSLAFDTIYAEGQRRYVESLSAYARQFLEMMQKPDVDQIDGLSPAISIEQKTTSKNPRSTVGTVTEIYDYMRLLWARVGVPYSPATGRPIESQLVSQMVDRVLALPEGTRLYLLAPVARGRKGEYKKELAEYLKKGFQRVKIDGTFYELAEAPALDKKFPHDIDVVVDRIVVRPDIGQRLAESFETALKLAEGLAVIEYADAPAGAAEEKKSDKKTAKIHDKSGPERILFSEKFACPVSGFTIPEIEPRLFSFNNPYGACPACGGLGVEQHIDEDLVIPDKEMTLRKGAIAPWAKSSSPYYIQTLTALGKFYKFTLDTKWKDLPKKTQAALLHGSGDDEIKFSYEDGVRSYDTKKPFEGVVTNLERRFRETESEWAREELAKYFSDVPCAGCNGYRLKPEALCVKIGGKHIGEISELSVKRAGEWFESVPAALTAQQNEIAVRVLKEIRERLSFLLDVGLNYLTLARASGTLSGGESQRIRLASQIGSGLTGVLYVLDEPSIGLHQRDNARLLETLKRLRDLGNTVIVVEHDEDAIRLADFVLDIGPGAGMHGGHIVAQGTPAEIMANPKSLTGKYLTGELSVPIPERKPPNHRRTIKVINARGNNLKNVSAEIPLGLFTAVTGVSGGGKSTLLIDTLYKAIARKLNNASEGAAPHDRIEGLEHIDKIIDIDQSPIGRTPRSNPATYTGAFTPIREWFAGLPEAKARGYEPGRFSFNVKGGRCEACQGDGVIKIEMHFLPDVYVTCDACKGKRYNRETLEVLFKGKSIADVLDMTVEEAAEFFKAVPRVRETFKTLHRVGLDYIHVGQQATTLSGGEAQRVKLAKELSKRATGRTLYILDEPTTGLHFHDVAKLLEVLHELVSQGNTVVVIEHNLEVIKTADWVIDLGPEGGDGGGEIVAWGPPEDIVKAPRSYTGKFLAPVLARADAPRKKRSGTSEAAE; encoded by the coding sequence ATGGATGAAATCTTGAGGGCGAAGCGCCAACAGAACGCCGGCTCCGCCTCGCGCGCGATCACGATCCGCGGCGCGCGCGAGCACAATCTCAAGAACATCGACGTCGAGATTCCCCGCGACAAGCTCGCGGTGTTCACCGGCCTGTCCGGCTCCGGCAAATCCTCGCTGGCGTTCGACACCATCTACGCCGAAGGCCAGCGCCGCTATGTCGAGTCGCTGTCGGCCTATGCCCGCCAGTTCCTGGAGATGATGCAGAAGCCCGACGTCGACCAGATCGACGGGCTGTCGCCGGCGATTTCGATCGAGCAGAAGACGACGTCGAAGAATCCGCGCTCCACCGTCGGCACCGTCACTGAGATCTACGACTACATGCGACTGCTGTGGGCCCGCGTCGGCGTGCCCTACTCGCCCGCGACGGGCCGGCCGATCGAAAGCCAGTTGGTCTCGCAGATGGTCGACCGCGTGCTGGCGCTGCCCGAGGGCACGCGGCTCTATCTGCTGGCGCCGGTCGCGCGCGGCCGCAAGGGCGAATACAAGAAGGAGCTCGCCGAATACCTCAAGAAGGGTTTTCAGCGCGTCAAGATCGACGGCACCTTCTACGAGCTCGCGGAAGCGCCGGCGCTGGACAAGAAATTCCCGCACGACATCGACGTCGTGGTCGACCGCATCGTGGTGCGGCCGGACATCGGCCAGCGCCTCGCGGAAAGCTTTGAGACCGCACTGAAGCTGGCCGAAGGCCTCGCGGTGATCGAATACGCCGACGCGCCGGCGGGTGCGGCGGAGGAGAAAAAGTCCGACAAGAAGACCGCCAAGATCCACGACAAGAGTGGGCCGGAACGGATTCTGTTTTCGGAAAAGTTCGCCTGCCCGGTGTCCGGCTTCACGATTCCAGAGATCGAGCCGAGACTCTTTTCTTTCAACAACCCCTATGGCGCCTGCCCGGCGTGCGGCGGCCTCGGCGTCGAGCAGCATATCGACGAGGACCTCGTCATTCCCGACAAGGAGATGACGCTGCGCAAGGGCGCGATCGCGCCGTGGGCAAAATCGTCCTCGCCCTATTACATCCAGACCCTGACGGCGCTGGGCAAATTCTACAAGTTCACGCTCGACACCAAGTGGAAGGATCTTCCGAAGAAGACGCAGGCCGCCCTGCTGCACGGCTCCGGCGACGACGAGATCAAGTTCTCCTATGAGGACGGGGTGCGTTCCTACGACACCAAAAAGCCGTTCGAGGGCGTCGTCACGAACCTCGAGCGCCGTTTTCGCGAGACCGAGAGCGAGTGGGCGCGCGAGGAGCTGGCAAAGTATTTCTCCGACGTTCCCTGCGCCGGCTGCAACGGCTATCGCCTCAAGCCCGAGGCTTTGTGCGTCAAGATCGGCGGCAAGCACATCGGCGAAATCTCCGAACTTTCGGTCAAGCGCGCCGGCGAATGGTTCGAGAGCGTGCCGGCGGCGCTGACCGCACAGCAGAACGAGATCGCAGTGCGGGTGCTGAAGGAGATCCGCGAGCGGCTGTCGTTCCTGCTCGACGTCGGCCTCAACTACCTGACCCTGGCGCGCGCCTCCGGCACGTTGTCGGGCGGCGAAAGCCAGCGCATTCGCCTCGCCTCGCAGATCGGCTCCGGTCTGACCGGCGTGCTCTACGTGCTGGACGAGCCCTCGATCGGCCTGCATCAGCGCGACAATGCGCGGCTGCTGGAGACGCTCAAGCGGCTGCGTGATCTCGGCAATACCGTGATCGTGGTCGAGCATGACGAGGACGCCATTCGCCTCGCCGATTTCGTGCTCGATATCGGCCCCGGCGCCGGCATGCATGGCGGCCATATCGTCGCGCAAGGCACGCCCGCCGAGATCATGGCCAATCCGAAATCGCTGACCGGCAAGTATCTCACCGGCGAATTGTCGGTGCCGATCCCCGAACGCAAGCCGCCGAACCATCGCCGCACCATCAAGGTGATCAACGCCCGCGGCAACAATCTGAAAAACGTCTCGGCGGAAATTCCGCTGGGGCTGTTCACGGCCGTCACCGGCGTCTCCGGCGGCGGCAAGTCGACGCTGTTGATCGACACGCTCTACAAGGCGATCGCGCGAAAGCTCAACAACGCCAGCGAGGGCGCAGCACCCCACGACCGCATCGAGGGCCTGGAGCATATCGACAAGATCATCGACATCGACCAGTCGCCGATCGGCCGCACCCCGCGCTCGAATCCCGCGACCTATACCGGCGCGTTCACGCCGATCCGCGAATGGTTCGCCGGCCTGCCCGAAGCCAAGGCGCGCGGCTACGAGCCCGGGCGGTTCTCGTTCAACGTCAAGGGCGGCCGCTGCGAGGCCTGCCAGGGCGACGGCGTCATCAAGATCGAGATGCACTTTTTGCCCGACGTCTACGTCACCTGCGACGCCTGCAAGGGCAAGCGCTACAATCGCGAAACGCTGGAAGTCCTGTTCAAGGGCAAGAGCATCGCCGACGTGCTCGACATGACCGTCGAGGAAGCCGCCGAATTCTTCAAGGCGGTGCCGCGCGTCCGCGAAACCTTCAAGACGCTGCACCGCGTCGGCCTCGACTACATCCATGTCGGCCAGCAGGCCACGACCTTGTCCGGCGGCGAAGCCCAGCGCGTCAAGCTAGCGAAGGAGCTGTCCAAGCGCGCCACGGGCCGCACGCTCTACATCCTCGACGAGCCGACCACCGGCCTGCATTTCCACGACGTCGCGAAACTATTGGAAGTGCTGCACGAGCTGGTGTCGCAGGGCAACACGGTGGTGGTGATCGAGCACAACCTCGAAGTCATCAAGACCGCCGACTGGGTGATCGACCTCGGCCCCGAAGGCGGCGACGGCGGCGGCGAAATCGTCGCCTGGGGCCCGCCGGAGGACATCGTCAAGGCGCCGCGGAGCTATACCGGGAAGTTCTTGGCGCCGGTGCTGGCGCGGGCGGATGCGCCGAGGAAGAAGCGGAGTGGGACCAGCGAGGCGGCGGAGTAG
- a CDS encoding cytochrome D1 domain-containing protein yields the protein MRAMVLAAAVASIGVAWFVEACAGQARAEEAFVTNQLSDNLTVVDLATAQAIATIAIGGRPAGVAVTPDGRFAYVTSPDARALTVIDAATRQVTGRIDVGGGPLGVAVAPDGTAVYVADWYAAAVRVIDPQAQRVIASIAVGASPSGLAVTPDGRFLLSADRDDDSVSVIDTASRVRRAVIKVGNRPFGVTIDAEGRRAYTANVGSNDVSVIDLADLSEIGRVKSGLRPYAVALAQGRGFITDQYGGTVTVFDLATLAPIKRIAVGDYPEGIAATSDARRIIVANWESNTLSIIDAVELKVVADIKVGDGPRAFGAFLRRQGPEGSAVEAR from the coding sequence GTGCGGGCCATGGTTCTGGCGGCTGCGGTCGCCAGCATCGGCGTGGCCTGGTTCGTGGAGGCCTGTGCCGGGCAAGCACGAGCCGAGGAAGCTTTCGTCACCAATCAGCTCAGCGACAACCTGACGGTCGTCGACCTCGCGACCGCGCAAGCCATCGCAACCATCGCGATTGGCGGCAGGCCCGCGGGTGTCGCCGTTACGCCGGATGGTCGCTTCGCCTATGTGACGAGCCCCGACGCCAGGGCGCTCACGGTGATCGATGCGGCCACGCGCCAGGTCACCGGCAGGATCGACGTCGGCGGCGGTCCGCTCGGTGTCGCGGTGGCGCCGGATGGTACCGCGGTCTATGTCGCCGACTGGTATGCCGCGGCGGTGCGGGTGATCGATCCGCAGGCGCAGCGCGTGATCGCCAGCATCGCGGTCGGCGCATCGCCGTCGGGCCTCGCGGTGACCCCGGACGGCCGGTTCCTGCTGTCGGCGGACCGCGACGACGACAGCGTCTCCGTCATCGATACCGCGAGCCGCGTACGGCGGGCCGTCATCAAGGTCGGCAATCGTCCGTTCGGCGTCACCATCGATGCGGAGGGCAGGCGAGCCTACACCGCCAATGTCGGATCGAACGACGTGTCGGTGATCGATCTCGCCGACCTCAGCGAGATCGGGCGGGTGAAATCCGGATTGCGCCCCTATGCGGTGGCGCTGGCCCAGGGCCGCGGCTTCATCACCGATCAGTATGGCGGCACCGTCACGGTGTTCGATCTCGCCACGCTGGCGCCGATCAAGCGCATCGCCGTGGGCGACTATCCGGAAGGGATCGCGGCGACGTCTGATGCCAGGCGCATCATCGTGGCGAATTGGGAGAGCAACACGCTCAGCATCATCGACGCCGTCGAGCTCAAGGTCGTGGCCGACATCAAGGTCGGTGACGGCCCGCGCGCGTTTGGAGCTTTTCTGCGGCGCCAGGGACCCGAAGGGAGCGCGGTCGAAGCCCGCTAA
- a CDS encoding SRPBCC family protein has product MRGIAKVCSVVAALAMLGAAWAHGPTRQKVRESIEINAPPATVWAMIGNFQDMGWLQSVSKTEGEKGNEIGATRRLTLTPGATVDEELYKYDAEKMTYSYRITAVDVKVLPVTNYSSTLTVSSRADGKGAVLEWAGAFYRGFPLNDPPPELNDEAAVSAVSGLYRVGLTALKKKIESGS; this is encoded by the coding sequence ATGAGGGGGATCGCAAAGGTCTGTAGCGTGGTGGCGGCACTGGCCATGTTGGGAGCTGCGTGGGCGCATGGGCCGACCCGCCAGAAGGTACGGGAATCGATCGAGATCAACGCGCCGCCGGCCACGGTGTGGGCCATGATCGGAAATTTCCAGGACATGGGCTGGCTGCAGTCGGTCAGCAAGACCGAAGGCGAGAAGGGCAACGAGATCGGGGCGACGCGGCGGTTGACGCTGACGCCAGGCGCGACCGTTGATGAGGAACTCTACAAGTACGACGCCGAGAAGATGACCTATTCCTACCGGATCACCGCCGTCGACGTGAAGGTGCTGCCGGTCACCAACTACTCCTCCACGCTGACGGTGTCATCACGCGCCGACGGCAAGGGCGCCGTCCTGGAGTGGGCGGGCGCGTTCTATCGCGGCTTTCCACTCAACGATCCGCCGCCGGAGCTGAACGACGAGGCGGCCGTGAGTGCGGTGAGCGGGCTTTATCGCGTGGGCCTCACGGCACTCAAGAAGAAAATCGAGAGCGGAAGCTGA
- a CDS encoding AAA family ATPase — MASRRSRPINLPAPYLRRIWLNPAEVSDPAAYPFCLPFLQGEFELELDRAVTIIVGENGTGKSTLLEGIAVLAGYDEAGGGKGYVTVDHSWALEKMGGQLSKALRASWLPKITNGWFFRAESFFSVARHLDEMAQKYPLGGGPPPDFLSHSHGEGFLRFFEERCQRQGIFIFDEPESALSPSRQIEFLKLLRRMDESRICQVIMATHSPMLMAYPQARLLRLSKYGLEQVTVRETDHYKVMREFCEDPDGFVQAAIEE; from the coding sequence ATGGCCTCGAGACGCAGTCGCCCGATCAACCTGCCGGCGCCGTATCTGCGGCGGATCTGGCTCAATCCGGCGGAGGTCTCTGACCCTGCAGCGTATCCGTTTTGCCTGCCGTTCCTGCAGGGTGAATTCGAACTGGAGTTGGACCGCGCCGTTACCATCATCGTTGGCGAAAACGGGACCGGCAAATCCACCCTATTGGAAGGGATTGCCGTGCTTGCCGGATACGACGAAGCTGGCGGTGGCAAAGGCTATGTGACGGTCGATCATTCATGGGCGTTGGAGAAAATGGGCGGCCAACTGTCGAAGGCGTTGCGTGCCAGCTGGCTGCCCAAAATCACCAATGGCTGGTTCTTCCGCGCCGAAAGCTTCTTCTCGGTCGCGCGACATCTGGACGAGATGGCCCAGAAATATCCGCTGGGAGGAGGCCCGCCGCCCGATTTCCTGTCGCACTCTCATGGCGAGGGCTTTTTGCGCTTCTTTGAAGAGCGCTGTCAGCGGCAGGGCATCTTCATTTTCGACGAGCCGGAGTCGGCGCTATCGCCATCGCGGCAGATCGAGTTTCTGAAATTGCTCCGGCGCATGGACGAGTCCCGCATTTGTCAGGTGATCATGGCCACGCATTCGCCCATGCTGATGGCGTATCCGCAGGCGCGGCTGCTGCGGCTGTCGAAATATGGGCTAGAGCAAGTCACGGTGCGGGAGACCGACCACTACAAGGTCATGCGCGAGTTCTGCGAGGATCCCGACGGGTTTGTGCAGGCGGCGATCGAGGAGTGA
- a CDS encoding AAA family ATPase: MASRRNRTINLPAPYLRRVWLNPAEVSDPAAYPFCLPFLIDGFELEFEQAITIIVGENGAGKSTLLEGIAVLAGFDEAGGGKGYRPVDHSNAREVMGGELSSALGASWLPKITYGWFFRAESFFSVARYLDESGSPSADFLSYSHGEGFMCFFEERCQRQGIFIFDEPESALSPARQMEFLKLMRRMDTSGNCQVIMTTHSPVLMAYPGAQLLRLSKYGLEQVTVEQTDHYRVLREFCADPAGFVEGAIAE; the protein is encoded by the coding sequence ATGGCCTCACGACGCAACCGGACCATCAACCTGCCGGCGCCGTATCTCCGGCGGGTCTGGCTCAATCCCGCCGAGGTTTCTGACCCCGCGGCCTATCCGTTTTGCCTGCCGTTCCTGATCGACGGCTTCGAGCTTGAATTCGAACAGGCCATCACCATCATCGTCGGCGAGAACGGCGCCGGCAAATCGACGCTGCTAGAAGGGATCGCCGTGCTGGCCGGCTTTGACGAGGCCGGCGGCGGCAAAGGTTACCGGCCGGTCGATCATTCCAACGCCAGGGAGGTCATGGGCGGGGAGCTGTCGTCGGCTCTCGGGGCGAGCTGGCTGCCGAAGATTACCTACGGGTGGTTCTTCCGGGCCGAGAGTTTCTTTTCCGTCGCCAGATATCTCGACGAGTCTGGCAGCCCTTCAGCGGATTTTCTCTCCTACTCGCACGGCGAGGGCTTCATGTGCTTTTTCGAGGAGCGTTGTCAGCGCCAGGGCATCTTCATTTTCGATGAGCCGGAATCGGCGCTGTCGCCGGCGCGCCAAATGGAATTCCTGAAACTGATGCGGCGGATGGATACGTCGGGCAACTGTCAGGTCATCATGACCACGCATTCGCCTGTCCTGATGGCGTATCCGGGCGCACAGCTGTTGCGGTTGTCGAAGTACGGCCTGGAGCAGGTAACGGTTGAGCAGACCGATCATTATAGGGTGCTGCGGGAATTCTGCGCCGATCCGGCGGGGTTTGTCGAAGGCGCGATCGCTGAGTGA
- a CDS encoding IS110 family transposase, whose amino-acid sequence MMAQNGLVVVGIDVAKDKVDACIRELALRQTYPSTAQGHRKLVAWLRKHKVNRAVMEASGGYERDWGKVLRLAGIAVRIVDPKRVRSFAQSAGRLAKNDTIDAEMIAWFAETFSEAPGQVHDAAREELQALVKARLNLVDLKIRLEAQNEHAAPGQARKARTRILKSLLEEIAKLEVAISAQVRATPHLAERAEIVESVPGFAETSSANLIAGMPELGQVSDEIAAALLGVAPYDDDSGKRRGERHIKGGRRWVRNALYMPCLGAATQNNPVFKAYYQRLLAKGKEPKVALVACMRKLIIILNTMIARRQKWDPSRYALN is encoded by the coding sequence ATGATGGCACAAAATGGTCTCGTTGTCGTCGGCATCGATGTAGCAAAGGACAAGGTCGATGCGTGCATTCGCGAGTTGGCGCTGCGGCAGACGTATCCGAGCACTGCCCAGGGTCATCGCAAGCTGGTTGCCTGGCTTCGCAAGCACAAGGTGAACAGGGCGGTGATGGAGGCCAGCGGCGGCTATGAGCGCGATTGGGGGAAGGTGCTCCGCCTGGCCGGCATCGCCGTACGGATCGTCGACCCCAAGCGAGTCCGCAGCTTTGCGCAGTCGGCCGGACGCCTGGCCAAGAACGATACGATTGATGCAGAGATGATCGCTTGGTTCGCAGAGACGTTCAGCGAGGCGCCGGGCCAAGTGCACGATGCCGCGCGCGAAGAGCTGCAGGCGCTGGTGAAAGCTCGTCTCAATCTGGTCGATCTCAAGATACGACTGGAAGCTCAAAACGAGCATGCTGCACCAGGACAGGCTCGGAAAGCGCGGACCCGTATCTTGAAGAGCTTGCTCGAGGAAATTGCCAAGCTCGAAGTCGCGATCTCGGCCCAGGTCAGGGCCACACCTCATCTTGCCGAACGCGCCGAGATCGTCGAGAGCGTGCCGGGCTTTGCCGAAACGAGCTCAGCGAACCTCATTGCTGGAATGCCGGAGCTTGGGCAAGTGAGCGACGAGATCGCCGCGGCGTTGTTAGGCGTTGCCCCTTATGACGATGATAGCGGAAAGCGCCGCGGCGAACGCCACATCAAGGGCGGCCGCCGTTGGGTCCGAAACGCCCTCTACATGCCGTGCCTCGGCGCGGCCACACAGAACAATCCTGTCTTCAAGGCCTACTATCAACGGCTACTTGCCAAGGGGAAGGAGCCGAAGGTTGCGCTCGTCGCCTGCATGCGAAAGCTGATCATCATCCTCAACACAATGATCGCACGCCGGCAGAAATGGGATCCCAGCCGTTACGCACTGAATTGA